From one Nonomuraea polychroma genomic stretch:
- a CDS encoding sugar phosphate isomerase/epimerase family protein — protein sequence MSKPISVQLYTVRDAMAADRDAVLRRIAEIGYRAVEPYDPMADPKGFRQVADDLGLSVSSTHAYALLSEEPAAVFDAIATIGTDLVILPGGIAEEEFTTRDGLQRTADLLNGLAEQAAGHGMRIGYHNHWWEIEPRVEGRRAIEVLADLLAPEVFLEIDTYWAAVGGADVPALLGRLADRTLALHVKDGPVVKGEPHVAVGQGVMPVPGILAAAPDAWRIVELDECATDLFTALADSHAYLTSLESS from the coding sequence ATGAGCAAACCCATCAGCGTTCAGCTCTACACGGTCAGGGACGCGATGGCCGCCGACCGCGACGCCGTGTTACGGCGCATCGCGGAGATCGGCTACCGGGCCGTGGAGCCCTACGACCCGATGGCCGACCCCAAGGGCTTCCGTCAGGTGGCCGACGACCTGGGGCTCAGCGTGTCGAGCACGCACGCGTACGCGCTGCTCAGCGAGGAGCCCGCGGCGGTCTTCGACGCGATCGCCACGATCGGCACCGACCTGGTGATCCTCCCCGGCGGCATCGCGGAGGAGGAGTTCACCACGCGCGACGGCCTCCAGCGCACCGCCGACCTGCTGAACGGCCTGGCCGAGCAGGCGGCGGGACACGGGATGCGGATCGGCTACCACAACCACTGGTGGGAGATCGAGCCGCGGGTCGAGGGCCGGCGTGCCATCGAGGTGCTGGCCGATCTGCTCGCCCCCGAGGTCTTCTTGGAGATCGACACCTACTGGGCGGCCGTGGGCGGCGCGGACGTGCCCGCACTGCTCGGCCGCCTCGCCGACCGCACGCTCGCGCTGCACGTCAAGGACGGGCCGGTGGTCAAGGGCGAGCCGCACGTCGCGGTGGGCCAGGGCGTCATGCCCGTGCCCGGCATCCTCGCCGCCGCCCCCGACGCCTGGCGCATCGTCGAGCTCGACGAGTGCGCGACCGACCTCTTCACCGCTCTCGCGGACAGCCACGCCTACCTCACCTCTTTGGAGAGCTCTTGA
- the xylA gene encoding xylose isomerase, giving the protein MTAFAPTPDDRFTFGLWTVGWQARDPFGDASRPALDPVETVHRLAELGAHGVSFHDDDLLAVEPDRDKAIAAFRKALDETGMKVPAATTNLFTHPVFKDGAFTSNDRDVRRYALRKVMRNLDLAASLGAKTYVCWGGREGAESDAAKDVKAAMDRYKEALDLLCQYVIDKGYDIRFAVEPKPNEPRGDILLPTIGHALALINELEHPEMVGVNPEVGHEQMAGLNFVHGIAQALWRGKLFHIDLNGQHGPKYDQDLIFGHGDLKSAFFLVDLLETHGYDGPLVFDYKPLRTDDPEDVWVSAAANMRTYLILKDKAAKFRRDPEVQEAIRASRVDELAQPTLAAGETWQDLAKDDFDVEAAAARGFHFTRLNQLALEHLMGVRG; this is encoded by the coding sequence ATGACCGCATTCGCCCCGACCCCCGACGACCGCTTCACGTTCGGCCTGTGGACCGTGGGCTGGCAGGCCCGCGACCCGTTCGGCGACGCCTCCCGCCCCGCCCTCGACCCGGTGGAGACCGTGCACCGCCTGGCCGAGCTGGGCGCCCACGGCGTCAGCTTCCACGACGACGACCTGCTCGCCGTCGAGCCCGACAGGGACAAGGCCATCGCCGCCTTCAGGAAGGCCCTGGACGAGACTGGCATGAAGGTCCCCGCGGCCACCACGAACCTGTTCACCCACCCGGTGTTCAAGGACGGCGCCTTCACCAGCAATGACCGCGACGTGCGCCGCTACGCCCTGCGCAAGGTCATGCGCAACCTCGACCTGGCCGCCTCGCTGGGCGCGAAGACGTACGTGTGCTGGGGCGGGCGCGAGGGCGCCGAGTCCGACGCCGCCAAGGACGTCAAGGCCGCGATGGACCGCTACAAGGAGGCCCTGGACCTCCTGTGCCAGTACGTCATCGACAAGGGCTACGACATCCGCTTCGCCGTCGAGCCCAAGCCGAACGAGCCCCGCGGCGACATCCTCCTGCCCACGATCGGCCACGCCCTGGCCCTGATCAACGAGCTGGAGCACCCCGAGATGGTCGGCGTCAACCCCGAGGTCGGCCACGAGCAGATGGCCGGGCTCAACTTCGTGCACGGCATCGCGCAGGCCCTGTGGCGCGGCAAGCTCTTCCACATCGACCTCAACGGCCAGCACGGCCCGAAGTACGACCAGGACCTGATCTTCGGACACGGCGATCTGAAGAGCGCGTTCTTCCTGGTGGACCTGCTGGAGACCCACGGTTACGACGGCCCGCTCGTCTTCGACTACAAGCCGCTGCGTACCGATGACCCCGAGGACGTGTGGGTCTCGGCCGCGGCGAACATGCGCACCTACCTGATCCTCAAGGACAAGGCCGCCAAGTTCCGCCGGGACCCCGAGGTCCAGGAGGCCATCCGCGCCTCGCGCGTGGACGAGCTGGCCCAGCCGACCTTGGCCGCGGGCGAGACCTGGCAGGACCTGGCCAAGGACGACTTCGACGTCGAGGCGGCGGCCGCGCGCGGCTTCCACTTCACCCGGCTCAACCAGCTCGCGCTCGAGCACCTCATGGGGGTACGCGGATGA
- a CDS encoding ROK family transcriptional regulator: protein MRARNLAVVLDAIHRTGPHTRAALAELTGLTKTTVSSLVADLLEAGVVTESGAVRGGERGRPGVAVSLSGHRVATLGLEINIDYLAACVVDLTRTVRLRRTRPADNRNSNPADILSRLRDLVKETTAEAEAAGLRTIGAALAVPGTVEGGVLRSAPHLGWRDVRVEDVIDLPLAIDNEANLAALGELWFGSRTPDFLYVSGEIGIGAGVVVGGTVFRGTFGLAGELGHVVVVPDGPACRCGGRGCLEVYAGQDALLGPLESVAALVARLESGDARALEACERAGHALGVALTSAVHLLDPGRIVLGGIFARLFPWLEGPVADGLETRLGQMRGTPPALMVSGTGADAAVLGAAGLIIQRILADPAEVLGL from the coding sequence ATGCGTGCCCGTAATCTGGCCGTAGTACTCGACGCCATTCACCGGACAGGACCTCACACCCGGGCCGCGCTGGCCGAGCTGACCGGGTTGACCAAGACCACCGTGTCGAGCCTGGTCGCCGACCTGCTGGAGGCGGGGGTGGTGACCGAGAGCGGCGCGGTCCGCGGCGGCGAGCGCGGCCGGCCCGGCGTGGCGGTGAGCCTGAGCGGCCACCGGGTGGCCACGCTGGGGCTGGAGATCAACATCGACTATCTGGCCGCCTGCGTCGTCGACCTCACCCGCACGGTACGGCTGCGCCGCACCCGGCCGGCCGACAACCGCAACTCCAACCCGGCCGACATCCTCTCGCGCCTCCGGGACCTCGTGAAGGAGACCACAGCCGAGGCCGAGGCGGCCGGGCTGCGGACCATCGGCGCCGCCCTGGCCGTGCCGGGAACCGTGGAGGGCGGGGTGTTGCGCAGCGCGCCGCATCTCGGGTGGCGGGACGTGCGTGTGGAGGACGTGATCGACCTGCCGCTGGCGATCGACAACGAGGCCAACCTGGCGGCGCTGGGCGAGTTGTGGTTCGGCTCCCGCACCCCGGACTTCCTCTACGTGTCCGGCGAGATCGGCATCGGCGCCGGCGTCGTCGTCGGCGGCACGGTGTTCCGCGGCACGTTCGGGCTGGCCGGCGAGCTCGGCCACGTCGTCGTCGTGCCCGACGGCCCCGCGTGCCGCTGCGGCGGGCGGGGCTGCCTGGAGGTGTACGCCGGCCAGGACGCCCTGCTCGGCCCGCTGGAGTCGGTGGCTGCGCTGGTGGCTCGGCTGGAGTCGGGCGACGCGCGGGCGCTGGAGGCCTGCGAGCGTGCCGGGCACGCGCTCGGCGTGGCGCTCACCTCGGCGGTGCACCTGCTGGACCCGGGCCGTATCGTGCTCGGCGGGATCTTCGCACGGCTCTTCCCCTGGCTCGAAGGCCCGGTGGCGGACGGGCTCGAGACCCGCCTCGGACAGATGCGCGGCACGCCGCCCGCCCTGATGGTCTCGGGAACCGGCGCGGACGCGGCGGTGCTGGGGGCGGCCGGGCTGATCATCCAGCGCATCCTCGCCGACCCTGCCGAGGTGCTCGGCCTCTAG
- a CDS encoding GNAT family N-acetyltransferase, translating into MLVIEERTAEDDELAALLDAAFEELVVRYGREGRSQVQAGARYLVASVDGRAVGCGAVQPVDARTGEVKRMYVVPGSRGQGIAKALLSALEDLACELGYRRLRLATGVRQPEAIALYERCAYTLTEPYGKYVDAPLTRCYQKALAQ; encoded by the coding sequence ATGCTGGTCATCGAGGAGCGCACCGCCGAGGACGACGAGCTTGCCGCGTTGCTGGACGCCGCGTTCGAGGAGTTGGTGGTCCGCTACGGCCGCGAGGGCCGCTCACAGGTGCAGGCCGGCGCCAGGTATCTGGTGGCGTCCGTGGACGGCCGGGCCGTCGGGTGCGGCGCCGTCCAGCCCGTGGACGCCCGCACCGGGGAGGTCAAGCGGATGTATGTGGTCCCCGGCAGCCGTGGCCAGGGCATCGCCAAGGCGCTGCTGTCGGCGTTGGAGGACCTGGCCTGCGAGCTGGGTTACCGGCGGTTGCGCCTGGCCACCGGTGTTCGGCAACCCGAGGCCATCGCGCTGTACGAGCGGTGCGCGTACACGCTCACCGAGCCGTACGGCAAGTATGTGGACGCGCCGCTGACCCGCTGCTACCAGAAGGCGCTGGCTCAGTAG
- a CDS encoding DinB family protein, protein MTIPRVRPPLVADERTQLIGWLDVQRAIIQWKCEGLSEEDAHRPVLPDSPLMTMAGLVSHMRWTEHCWFEVLFLGRGQSDNPQFDETVEDADMKVEGVPLARLLDEYERQCTVSNEIVATHSLDDVGKHPDFTSAGATLRWMIIHMVEETARHAGHADIIRELLDGGKGYY, encoded by the coding sequence ATGACCATCCCACGCGTACGCCCTCCTCTCGTAGCCGACGAGCGGACCCAGCTCATCGGCTGGCTCGACGTGCAACGCGCCATCATCCAGTGGAAATGCGAAGGCCTGTCGGAGGAGGACGCCCACCGCCCGGTCCTGCCCGACTCGCCGCTCATGACGATGGCGGGCCTGGTCTCCCACATGCGCTGGACCGAGCACTGCTGGTTCGAGGTCCTGTTCCTGGGCCGCGGCCAGTCCGACAACCCGCAGTTCGACGAGACCGTCGAGGACGCCGACATGAAGGTCGAGGGTGTCCCGCTGGCCCGGCTCCTCGACGAGTACGAGCGCCAGTGCACCGTCTCCAACGAGATCGTCGCCACGCACTCGCTGGACGACGTGGGCAAACACCCCGACTTCACCTCGGCGGGCGCCACCCTGCGCTGGATGATCATCCACATGGTCGAGGAGACCGCCAGGCACGCCGGCCACGCCGACATCATCAGGGAGCTGCTGGACGGCGGGAAGGGTTACTACTGA
- a CDS encoding hemerythrin domain-containing protein gives MAPNLLGLRLTHRAMRGDTRRLARLMDQLAGGDERADAARLNAIAAFATKLCDGIHHHHQAEDYVLWPVIVRSAGAEVDLSDLSDDHAKLDPLLEEITWYATRLGKLPVAAKRMAVALGTLADLLDEHIEQEERLLFPIIATYVSEPDWNTVENEVSKGGDLGFDLPRIGQYARPDELAELRRAAGPALALLLTLLGRGHRRRQQLIFGAA, from the coding sequence ATGGCGCCCAACCTGCTCGGACTCCGCCTCACGCATCGCGCCATGCGCGGTGACACGCGCCGCCTGGCCAGGTTGATGGACCAGCTCGCGGGCGGTGACGAGCGGGCCGACGCGGCCCGGCTCAATGCGATCGCCGCGTTCGCCACCAAGCTGTGCGACGGCATCCACCACCATCACCAGGCCGAGGACTACGTGCTGTGGCCGGTCATCGTGCGCTCGGCGGGCGCCGAGGTGGACCTGAGCGACCTGAGCGACGACCACGCCAAGCTCGACCCGCTCCTTGAGGAGATCACCTGGTACGCGACCCGGCTCGGCAAGCTCCCGGTGGCCGCCAAACGTATGGCCGTGGCCCTCGGCACCCTCGCCGACCTGCTGGACGAGCACATCGAGCAGGAGGAACGGCTGCTCTTCCCGATCATCGCCACCTACGTGTCCGAGCCGGACTGGAACACGGTCGAGAACGAAGTAAGCAAGGGCGGCGACCTCGGCTTCGACCTGCCGCGGATCGGCCAGTACGCCCGCCCCGACGAGCTGGCCGAGCTCCGCAGGGCGGCGGGGCCCGCGCTGGCGCTCTTGCTCACCCTGCTGGGCCGCGGGCACCGGCGCCGCCAGCAGCTGATCTTCGGTGCGGCGTGA
- a CDS encoding PQQ-dependent sugar dehydrogenase, whose product MRARVVPALILALLALFINVPEARAQVVGGFDFSRAEVSVTGLQIPWGLAFLPDGSALVSERNTGRILQVRPGQTPTPVATINGVSASGESGLLGIAVSPSYAQDGWVYAYFTSTSGDNRLVRLQLSAPQTQTVILSGVPSAAIHDGGRIAFGPDGMLYVATGDAGNTANAQNLNSPAGKILRMTPTGGIPSGNPFSGSRVWSYGHRNVQGLAWDSQGRMYATEFGQNTWDEINQIVAGGNYGWPTCEGSCGNSSFRNPIVTWTTAEASPSGLAYANNTLFAAALRGQRLWTVPLTSSGGAGTPLAELQSAYGRLRAVAVGPDGWLWVATSNRDGRGTPVAQDDRIIRIPPATSGTDTTAPTIPGNLAASGTTATGTTLAWTASTDNVGVTGYDILRATGATGGTFAQTGTSATTSFTDTGLAANTTYRYQVRARDAAGNLSPVSNTVTVTTTGGTTTGGCTATPATQSQWGTGYVIQPVTVTNTGTSTINGWTVTFTLPAGHTITGSWNATLSVSGQTVTARNAGHNGTIAASQSTTFGFQATRPNGNTQVPSGYQCTSP is encoded by the coding sequence ATGCGTGCCCGTGTCGTTCCGGCCCTGATCTTGGCGCTGCTCGCGCTGTTCATCAACGTTCCCGAGGCACGCGCCCAGGTGGTGGGCGGCTTCGACTTCTCCCGGGCGGAGGTCTCGGTCACGGGCCTGCAGATTCCGTGGGGGCTCGCCTTCCTGCCGGACGGCAGCGCGCTGGTCTCCGAGCGGAACACCGGCCGGATCCTCCAGGTACGGCCCGGCCAGACGCCCACCCCGGTCGCCACGATCAACGGGGTGAGCGCCTCCGGTGAGAGCGGCCTGCTCGGCATCGCCGTGTCGCCCTCCTACGCCCAGGACGGCTGGGTGTACGCGTACTTCACCAGCACCAGCGGCGACAACCGCCTGGTCAGGCTCCAGCTGAGCGCCCCGCAGACGCAGACCGTGATCCTCTCCGGGGTCCCGAGCGCCGCCATCCACGACGGCGGCCGCATCGCCTTCGGCCCGGACGGCATGCTGTACGTGGCGACCGGCGACGCCGGCAACACCGCCAACGCCCAAAACCTCAACAGCCCCGCGGGGAAGATCCTGCGCATGACGCCCACCGGCGGGATCCCGTCGGGCAACCCGTTCTCCGGCTCCCGCGTCTGGAGCTACGGCCACCGCAACGTGCAAGGGCTGGCCTGGGACTCCCAAGGCAGGATGTACGCCACCGAGTTCGGCCAGAACACCTGGGACGAGATCAACCAGATCGTCGCCGGCGGCAACTACGGCTGGCCCACGTGCGAGGGCTCCTGCGGCAACTCGTCCTTCCGCAACCCGATCGTCACCTGGACGACGGCCGAGGCGTCGCCGAGCGGGCTGGCGTACGCCAACAACACGCTCTTCGCGGCGGCGCTGCGTGGCCAGCGGCTGTGGACGGTGCCGCTGACCAGCAGCGGCGGGGCGGGCACCCCGCTGGCCGAGCTCCAGTCCGCCTACGGGCGGCTGCGCGCGGTCGCGGTCGGACCGGACGGCTGGCTCTGGGTGGCGACCAGCAACCGCGACGGCCGCGGCACTCCGGTGGCCCAGGACGACCGCATCATCCGCATCCCGCCGGCCACGAGCGGAACCGACACCACCGCGCCGACCATCCCGGGCAACCTCGCCGCGTCCGGGACGACCGCCACCGGCACCACCCTGGCGTGGACCGCCTCGACCGACAACGTCGGCGTGACCGGCTACGACATCCTGCGCGCGACCGGCGCGACCGGCGGCACGTTCGCCCAGACCGGCACGTCGGCGACCACGTCGTTCACCGACACGGGGCTGGCCGCGAACACCACCTACCGCTACCAGGTCCGTGCCCGCGACGCGGCAGGCAACCTCTCCCCCGTCTCCAACACGGTCACGGTCACCACCACGGGCGGCACCACCACCGGCGGATGCACGGCGACGCCGGCCACCCAGTCCCAATGGGGCACGGGCTACGTGATCCAGCCCGTCACGGTCACCAACACCGGGACCTCCACGATCAACGGCTGGACGGTGACGTTCACCCTGCCTGCCGGCCACACCATCACCGGCTCGTGGAACGCCACGTTGTCCGTGAGCGGGCAGACCGTCACGGCCAGGAACGCCGGGCACAACGGCACGATCGCGGCGAGCCAGAGCACCACGTTCGGCTTCCAGGCCACTCGCCCCAACGGGAACACACAGGTGCCCTCCGGCTACCAGTGCACGAGTCCCTGA
- a CDS encoding ABC transporter ATP-binding protein has translation MAVIDVTDLTKRYAGHTVLNGISFSVEEGEIFGLLGPNGTGKTTTVECVEGLRRADSGSIRVLGLDPVRDGRQLRERIGVQLQHTQLPENIKVWEALDLYASFYAKPRDWRELLEEWGLADKRNARFGKLSGGQKQRLFIALALVGSPRVAFLDELTTGLDPQARRATWELIKKVRASGVTVVLVSHFMDEVEELCDRVAVFDRGRIAATGTPQELIDAIDAEHRMRFTLMAGDTSDPAALLRDLPGVSSVTRDGNQVTVTGRGDFATAVTSALARNLIPVADLRIDKRTLDDAFLALTGRSFHL, from the coding sequence ATGGCAGTCATCGACGTCACCGACCTCACCAAGAGGTACGCGGGCCACACCGTACTGAACGGCATCTCGTTCTCCGTCGAGGAAGGCGAGATCTTCGGCCTCCTCGGCCCTAACGGCACCGGCAAGACCACCACCGTGGAATGTGTGGAGGGCTTGCGGCGCGCCGACAGCGGTTCGATCCGGGTGCTCGGCCTCGACCCGGTCAGGGACGGCCGCCAGCTGCGCGAGCGCATCGGGGTGCAGCTCCAGCACACCCAGCTGCCCGAGAACATCAAGGTCTGGGAGGCCCTCGACCTGTACGCCTCGTTCTACGCCAAGCCGCGGGACTGGCGCGAGCTGCTGGAGGAGTGGGGCCTGGCCGACAAACGCAACGCCCGCTTCGGCAAGCTGTCGGGCGGCCAGAAGCAGCGGCTGTTCATCGCGCTCGCCCTGGTGGGCAGCCCGCGGGTGGCGTTCCTCGACGAGCTCACCACCGGGCTCGACCCGCAGGCCCGCCGTGCCACCTGGGAGCTGATCAAGAAGGTACGGGCGTCCGGCGTGACCGTGGTCCTGGTCAGCCACTTCATGGACGAGGTGGAGGAGCTCTGCGACCGCGTCGCGGTCTTCGACCGGGGCCGCATCGCGGCGACCGGCACCCCGCAGGAGCTGATCGACGCGATCGACGCCGAGCACCGGATGCGGTTCACGCTGATGGCCGGGGACACCAGCGACCCGGCCGCCCTGCTGCGAGACCTGCCCGGCGTGTCGAGCGTGACCCGCGACGGCAACCAGGTGACCGTCACCGGCCGGGGCGACTTCGCCACCGCCGTCACCTCGGCCCTGGCCCGCAACCTCATCCCGGTCGCCGACCTGCGCATCGACAAGCGCACGCTCGACGACGCGTTCCTCGCCCTGACCGGCCGCTCGTTCCACCTCTGA
- a CDS encoding ABC transporter permease → MTVIAKLTTVELKLLAREPGSIFTILIPLFILVVFGSSISPGDTVLLPMTLAIAVGLVGLYQLPTTLATYRERGILRRLSTTPVRPGSMLVVQLILQLVLALTACALLLAVAGTVLSAHVPTQVAPFAAVFLMGTAAMFAIGLLIAALAANGRTANGVGVMLYFPMAYLAGLIQPVDQMPVILARIGEFTPLGAFRRTLQDVWAGVSPDLLLLGVMAAYAVLISLAAAKFFRWE, encoded by the coding sequence ATGACCGTCATCGCCAAGCTCACCACTGTCGAGCTCAAGCTGCTGGCACGCGAGCCCGGCTCGATCTTCACGATCCTCATCCCGCTGTTCATCCTGGTCGTCTTCGGCAGCTCGATCTCTCCGGGAGACACGGTGCTCCTGCCGATGACGCTGGCGATCGCCGTGGGCCTCGTGGGCCTCTACCAGTTGCCGACCACTCTGGCCACGTACCGGGAACGGGGTATTCTGCGTCGCCTCTCCACCACTCCGGTACGCCCGGGGAGCATGCTGGTGGTGCAGCTCATCCTCCAACTCGTCCTCGCGTTGACCGCCTGTGCCCTGCTGCTCGCCGTCGCTGGCACCGTCCTGAGCGCGCACGTGCCCACTCAGGTGGCGCCGTTCGCCGCCGTTTTCCTCATGGGCACGGCCGCGATGTTCGCCATCGGCCTGTTGATCGCTGCTCTGGCGGCGAACGGGCGCACGGCCAACGGGGTGGGCGTGATGTTGTACTTCCCGATGGCGTACCTGGCCGGTTTGATCCAGCCCGTCGATCAGATGCCCGTTATCCTGGCGCGTATCGGTGAATTCACCCCCTTGGGCGCTTTTCGGCGGACTCTTCAGGACGTCTGGGCGGGTGTGTCGCCTGACCTCCTGCTGCTGGGTGTCATGGCCGCGTACGCGGTGCTCATCAGCCTCGCCGCAGCCAAGTTCTTCCGCTGGGAGTGA
- a CDS encoding sensor histidine kinase: protein MADTRLDRWEPLLERLMAAVPYLLLAISTALSWLTDDRPWTYHLVTLGLAALAAAWIRVMIPRHPAVYVAGLVILIAVLCTRGIWFAGFFSFTGYLHSWQLLNGKWRFAGVAATAAISITTYNGGLPEPTPAGILTHVLFTAAIVAVVSLFSFFGEVTAERSTERKKMVARLEEAMRENAGLHAQLLVQAREAGVLDERQRMAGEIHDTLAQGLTGIITQLQAAVRAEADPSAWRRHIDNAVQLARESLAEARRSVHAVGPGPLEAAPLPDALAEIATGWSELNGVRVEVTTTGTVRALHPEVEASLLRIAQEALANIAKHAGASRVGVTLSYMEDVITLDVRDDGAGFDPARALDGGGFGLASMRKRVTRLAGRFEIESEPGAGTAISAAIPAILKEPSEERSKETFKETPSA, encoded by the coding sequence GTGGCGGACACGCGCCTGGACCGATGGGAGCCGCTCCTCGAGCGCCTCATGGCCGCTGTCCCGTACTTGCTGCTGGCGATCTCCACGGCGCTCTCCTGGCTCACCGACGACCGCCCGTGGACGTACCATCTGGTCACGCTCGGCCTGGCCGCGCTGGCCGCGGCCTGGATCCGGGTGATGATCCCCCGCCACCCGGCCGTCTACGTCGCCGGCCTGGTGATCCTGATCGCGGTGTTGTGCACGCGGGGGATATGGTTCGCCGGCTTCTTCTCCTTCACCGGCTACCTCCACTCGTGGCAGCTGCTGAACGGGAAGTGGAGGTTCGCCGGGGTGGCGGCCACGGCGGCCATCAGCATCACGACCTACAACGGCGGGCTGCCCGAGCCCACCCCGGCCGGGATCCTCACCCACGTGCTGTTCACGGCCGCGATCGTGGCCGTGGTCAGCCTGTTCAGCTTCTTCGGCGAGGTCACGGCCGAGCGCAGCACCGAGCGTAAGAAAATGGTGGCGCGGCTGGAGGAGGCGATGCGGGAGAACGCCGGCCTGCACGCGCAGCTCCTCGTCCAGGCCCGCGAGGCAGGCGTGCTGGACGAGCGCCAGCGCATGGCGGGGGAGATCCACGACACTCTCGCCCAGGGCCTGACCGGCATCATCACCCAGCTCCAGGCAGCCGTGCGAGCCGAGGCCGATCCCTCTGCCTGGCGGCGGCACATCGACAACGCCGTGCAACTGGCCCGCGAGAGCCTCGCCGAGGCCCGCAGGTCCGTGCACGCCGTGGGACCCGGGCCGCTGGAGGCCGCCCCGCTGCCCGACGCGCTCGCGGAGATCGCCACTGGGTGGTCGGAGTTGAACGGCGTACGTGTGGAAGTCACCACTACCGGCACCGTCCGCGCCCTCCATCCGGAGGTGGAGGCCAGCCTGCTCCGCATCGCGCAGGAGGCCCTCGCCAACATCGCCAAGCACGCAGGGGCGTCGCGCGTCGGGGTCACGCTGTCGTACATGGAAGATGTGATCACCCTGGACGTACGCGACGACGGAGCCGGCTTCGATCCGGCGCGGGCTCTGGACGGCGGCGGCTTCGGCCTGGCGTCGATGCGTAAGCGGGTCACCCGCCTTGCCGGACGATTCGAGATCGAATCCGAGCCGGGCGCGGGCACGGCGATCTCCGCTGCCATCCCCGCCATACTCAAGGAGCCCTCCGAGGAGCGCTCGAAGGAGACATTCAAGGAGACCCCGAGTGCCTGA
- a CDS encoding response regulator, with product MPEAPIRLLIADDHPIVRDGLRGMFAGDPGFEVLAEAGDGAQAVELARALDPDVILMDLRMPRMDGVSAIRELARLGLRARVLVLTTYDTDSDVLPAIEAGATGYLLKDVLRDELVRAVAAAARGEAALAPSVATRLLGQVRTPVDPLSARELEILNLIAQGTTNREAAARLFISEATVKTHVLHIYAKLGVNDRAAAVAVAFQRGLLPLE from the coding sequence GTGCCTGAGGCCCCCATCCGGCTGCTGATCGCCGACGATCACCCCATTGTCCGTGACGGCCTGCGCGGCATGTTCGCCGGCGATCCCGGCTTCGAGGTGCTGGCCGAGGCCGGCGACGGCGCCCAAGCAGTCGAGCTCGCGCGGGCGCTGGACCCCGACGTGATCCTCATGGACCTGCGTATGCCGAGGATGGACGGGGTGAGCGCCATCAGGGAGCTGGCCAGGCTGGGCCTCAGGGCACGCGTGCTCGTCTTGACCACGTACGACACCGACAGCGACGTGCTGCCCGCGATCGAGGCCGGCGCCACGGGCTACCTGCTCAAGGACGTCCTCCGCGACGAACTCGTGCGCGCGGTGGCCGCGGCGGCGCGCGGTGAGGCCGCGCTCGCCCCGTCGGTCGCCACCCGTCTGCTCGGCCAGGTGCGCACCCCCGTCGACCCGCTGAGCGCGCGGGAGCTGGAGATCCTCAACCTGATCGCTCAGGGCACCACCAACCGCGAGGCGGCCGCGCGCCTGTTCATCAGCGAGGCCACGGTCAAGACGCATGTGCTGCACATCTACGCCAAGCTCGGCGTCAACGACCGCGCGGCAGCGGTCGCCGTCGCCTTCCAACGCGGCCTGCTGCCCTTGGAGTAG
- a CDS encoding DoxX family protein — protein MFTAYVVVVVATVVSNIAAAIADFVRVPWILGNMSKNGVPHSWLYPLGIAKAVGALGVLAGLAVPAIGVAAAAGLVLYFIGAVVTVARARWYSHLPFPAAFLLLAIGCLVLRLLSP, from the coding sequence GTGTTCACCGCCTATGTCGTCGTGGTCGTCGCGACCGTCGTGAGCAATATCGCGGCGGCGATCGCCGACTTTGTTCGCGTCCCATGGATTCTCGGCAACATGTCCAAGAACGGGGTGCCGCACTCATGGCTCTACCCCTTGGGCATCGCCAAGGCGGTGGGGGCGCTCGGTGTGCTGGCGGGCCTTGCCGTCCCCGCGATCGGGGTCGCGGCGGCAGCCGGCCTCGTGCTGTACTTCATCGGCGCCGTCGTCACGGTCGCCCGCGCTCGCTGGTATTCGCACCTGCCTTTTCCAGCCGCGTTCCTCCTGCTGGCCATCGGCTGCCTCGTACTGCGCCTCCTCTCACCTTGA